In Leptolyngbya sp. SIO1E4, one DNA window encodes the following:
- the glmS gene encoding glutamine--fructose-6-phosphate transaminase (isomerizing), translating to MCGIVGYIGTRPASDILMEGLQKLEYRGYDSAGLATVLEGELHCVRAKGKLQNLFEKVIGEENPARLGIGHTRWATHGKPEEHNAHPHTDTYRRTAVVQNGIVENYRELREELKAKGHEFRSDTDTEVVPHLIAEYLKNPPTETASSISHNPFLEAVRACVNRLEGAFALAIINADFPDDLIVVRQQPPLIIGFGQGEFFCASDTPAIVPHTRAVLPLENGEIARLSPMGVEVYNFAGDRLKKHPFTLNWNPIMAEKQGFKHFMLKEIYEQPGVVRTGLETYLDSAWSADSDTPPVQLNLPDELLDGLEHVQIVACGTSWHASLVGKYLIEQLAGIPTMVQYASEFRYSPAPLTRNTLTVGVTQSGETADTLAALEMEQQRRQEAEAVALAPRMVGITNRPESSLSRLVPHIIDTHAGIEIGVAATKTFTAQVMAFYFLALALAYRRHTLSPERIEQIVSDLRQLPAQMESVLEIQESDIEELAHTFSETTDFIYIGRGINFPIALEGALKLKEISYIHAEGYPAGEMKHGPIALLDAKVPVVAIAMPGSVYDKVLSNAQEAKARDAQLIGVVPMNDAEAEDTFDELLPIPLVDELLSPILTVIPLQLLAYHIAARRGLDVDQPRNLAKSVTVE from the coding sequence ATGTGCGGAATTGTGGGTTATATCGGCACTCGCCCTGCAAGCGACATCCTGATGGAAGGGCTCCAAAAGCTAGAGTACCGAGGCTATGACTCGGCAGGGCTCGCCACAGTCTTGGAAGGGGAATTGCACTGTGTCCGGGCCAAGGGTAAGTTACAAAACCTGTTTGAGAAAGTGATCGGGGAAGAGAATCCTGCCCGATTGGGCATCGGCCATACCCGCTGGGCCACCCACGGTAAGCCAGAAGAGCACAATGCCCATCCCCATACGGACACCTATCGCCGCACGGCGGTCGTCCAAAATGGCATTGTTGAAAACTATCGAGAACTGCGGGAAGAACTGAAGGCCAAGGGGCATGAGTTCCGTTCAGACACAGATACAGAGGTCGTGCCCCATTTGATTGCGGAGTATCTGAAAAACCCGCCAACAGAGACAGCTTCGTCGATTAGCCACAATCCGTTCCTAGAAGCTGTGCGAGCCTGCGTCAACCGTCTAGAAGGGGCGTTTGCGCTGGCGATTATCAACGCTGACTTTCCTGACGACTTAATCGTCGTCCGCCAGCAACCGCCCCTCATCATTGGCTTTGGACAGGGAGAATTTTTCTGCGCTTCAGATACCCCTGCGATCGTGCCCCATACCCGAGCTGTGCTGCCACTGGAAAATGGTGAAATTGCCCGCCTCTCACCGATGGGCGTTGAGGTGTACAACTTTGCAGGCGATCGCCTCAAGAAGCATCCCTTCACTCTCAATTGGAACCCCATCATGGCGGAGAAGCAGGGGTTCAAGCACTTCATGCTCAAGGAAATCTATGAGCAGCCCGGGGTGGTTCGCACCGGCTTAGAAACCTATCTGGATAGTGCCTGGTCTGCTGACAGCGACACGCCCCCGGTTCAGCTCAATCTGCCTGATGAGCTATTAGACGGGTTAGAGCACGTGCAAATCGTGGCCTGCGGCACCAGCTGGCACGCCAGTTTGGTGGGCAAATATCTGATTGAGCAGCTAGCAGGCATCCCCACGATGGTGCAATATGCCTCAGAGTTTCGCTACTCTCCCGCGCCACTGACCCGCAACACGCTGACCGTTGGCGTTACTCAATCTGGGGAAACGGCAGACACCCTGGCCGCCTTAGAGATGGAGCAACAGCGGCGTCAGGAAGCTGAAGCTGTCGCTTTAGCGCCGCGCATGGTCGGCATCACAAATCGCCCAGAAAGTTCCCTGTCTCGCCTGGTGCCCCACATCATCGACACCCATGCTGGGATTGAAATCGGCGTGGCCGCCACCAAAACATTTACTGCTCAGGTCATGGCCTTTTACTTTCTAGCGCTAGCGTTGGCCTATCGCCGCCACACGCTCTCCCCAGAGCGGATTGAGCAAATTGTGAGCGACCTACGCCAGCTTCCTGCTCAGATGGAGTCGGTGCTGGAAATTCAAGAATCCGATATTGAAGAACTGGCGCATACCTTTAGTGAAACCACAGACTTTATCTACATCGGACGAGGCATTAACTTCCCCATCGCGCTGGAGGGGGCACTGAAGCTGAAGGAAATCAGTTACATCCATGCTGAAGGCTACCCGGCTGGGGAAATGAAGCATGGCCCGATCGCGCTACTGGATGCCAAAGTGCCGGTGGTGGCGATCGCGATGCCCGGCAGCGTTTACGACAAGGTGCTTTCCAACGCTCAGGAAGCCAAGGCGCGGGATGCTCAGCTCATTGGCGTGGTGCCGATGAATGACGCTGAGGCCGAAGACACCTTTGATGAACTCCTTCCCATCCCGCTGGTGGATGAGCTGCTATCGCCGATTTTGACGGTGATTCCTCTACAGTTGCTGGCTTACCACATCGCTGCTCGCCGCGGGCTAGATGTCGATCAGCCCCGCAACTTAGCAAAGAGCGTGACGGTGGAATAG
- a CDS encoding ABC transporter ATP-binding protein, with protein MNPSVILQLTWLRKQFRGQSAPAVDGVSLALPTGDLLGLLGPSGCGKTTLLRLIAGFEQPEVGTITLAGKPVCGEGNWIPPERRDVGVVFQDYALFPHLSVMDNVAFGLKSVARHRKLAANRIREEAHRAIALVGLTGFEKRFPHELSGGQQQRVALARAIAPRPSLILLDEPFSNLDVQVRLYLRQEVRDILKSVGASGVFVTHDQEEALSISDCLAVMRQGRIEQIGTPEEIYCQPCSRFVAGFVTQANFLPAERHGNTWKTLLGAFPAESSSASAAHGELMVRQEALALQPDPSGGLIVRDRQFLGREYRYTLTTANGQILHARTETCQRLEIGQPVRGSVTQKSPPVFPQDSATPVAQADVPVSSPTP; from the coding sequence ATGAATCCGTCAGTCATTCTTCAGTTGACTTGGCTCCGCAAACAATTTCGAGGGCAGTCTGCCCCAGCCGTAGATGGGGTGAGCTTAGCCCTACCCACCGGAGACCTGTTGGGATTGTTAGGGCCATCAGGATGTGGCAAAACCACCCTACTGCGATTGATCGCCGGATTTGAGCAACCCGAGGTAGGGACGATTACCTTAGCGGGGAAACCCGTTTGCGGAGAAGGAAATTGGATCCCACCTGAGCGGCGAGACGTAGGGGTCGTTTTTCAGGACTATGCGCTCTTTCCCCATTTGTCCGTGATGGATAATGTTGCCTTTGGGCTCAAATCTGTCGCCCGTCATCGCAAACTAGCCGCTAATCGCATTCGTGAAGAAGCCCACCGCGCGATCGCCCTGGTTGGGCTCACCGGGTTTGAAAAACGCTTTCCTCACGAACTCTCTGGGGGGCAACAGCAGCGAGTTGCCCTTGCCCGCGCGATCGCCCCTCGCCCTTCTTTGATCTTGCTGGACGAACCCTTCAGCAATCTGGATGTTCAGGTGCGTCTCTACCTGCGTCAAGAAGTTCGGGACATTCTCAAAAGTGTGGGAGCATCGGGGGTATTTGTCACCCACGATCAGGAAGAAGCGCTCTCTATTTCCGACTGCCTGGCCGTGATGCGTCAGGGACGGATCGAGCAAATAGGCACCCCTGAGGAGATTTACTGTCAGCCCTGTTCTCGCTTTGTGGCAGGATTCGTCACTCAGGCTAATTTCTTGCCTGCTGAACGCCACGGGAATACCTGGAAAACCCTCTTGGGTGCTTTCCCTGCGGAGTCATCTTCTGCCTCCGCCGCCCACGGGGAACTGATGGTACGCCAAGAAGCATTAGCGTTACAGCCTGATCCCTCTGGGGGGTTGATTGTGCGCGATCGTCAGTTTTTAGGACGGGAATATCGCTACACCTTGACTACCGCCAATGGACAAATTCTGCATGCCCGCACTGAGACCTGTCAGCGTCTGGAGATTGGGCAGCCGGTACGCGGCAGCGTGACCCAAAAAAGTCCACCGGTTTTCCCCCAAGACAGTGCTACTCCTGTTGCCCAAGCTGATGTCCCCGTATCTTCCCCCACGCCCTAA
- a CDS encoding 4Fe-4S binding protein: MSKKSKGRRSQRIMIGFYPLIAIGGVFYPLLGYLMLVMMIFLIVYSYFKARYWCGHLCPRGAFLDIVMPHFTFNRAYPRFLNRKWSRWGVFGGFISMFIVRMVATGGNLVAMGGVFISLCVVTSLVALPLGIATRPRAWCAFCPMGTLQETLGKLGQQHAKQAKAQKEAGRLPTSSDQQRPH; the protein is encoded by the coding sequence ATGAGTAAGAAGTCTAAAGGTAGGCGATCCCAAAGAATCATGATTGGGTTCTATCCGCTCATTGCCATTGGCGGGGTGTTTTATCCTCTCTTGGGGTATTTGATGCTCGTGATGATGATATTCCTCATCGTCTATTCCTACTTCAAAGCTCGATATTGGTGTGGCCATCTCTGCCCCAGAGGCGCATTTTTGGATATTGTGATGCCTCACTTCACCTTTAATCGGGCCTATCCTCGTTTCCTAAACCGCAAGTGGTCCCGTTGGGGAGTGTTTGGGGGGTTCATCAGCATGTTTATCGTGCGGATGGTTGCGACAGGGGGCAATCTGGTGGCGATGGGAGGTGTATTTATCAGCCTTTGTGTGGTGACTAGCCTGGTTGCGCTGCCTTTGGGAATTGCAACCAGACCCAGGGCCTGGTGTGCTTTTTGCCCCATGGGAACGTTGCAAGAAACGCTGGGCAAGTTGGGACAGCAGCACGCAAAGCAAGCCAAGGCCCAGAAAGAGGCAGGCCGTTTACCAACCAGTTCTGATCAACAGCGCCCCCATTGA
- a CDS encoding ABC transporter permease, translated as MTAELPLKFRRLPSGTALKTLLRDSVTVFWGDWLDLRVRIPQVAASGLVSPLIYILAFGLGLGSSLDRISEPSVGDSYLEFILPGMVALSSMVISFGGTTFSICGDRLFTKTFEEMLLYPVHPLALHLGKMLAGIVRGMMTAASVILVAVLFTGNLWSFLNPLFLALLVLNCSVFAGLGVIVGLNVKSLESVGLFNNFLIVPMSFLGATFFDPSTLPIALKGIVYLLPLTYTTVGLRAAAYQPIAQFPWYSFPILLVTAIVLAYFGAYQFSHQQD; from the coding sequence GTGACCGCCGAACTTCCCCTCAAATTTCGCCGTCTGCCTTCGGGCACTGCCTTGAAAACCCTGCTCCGAGATAGTGTGACTGTTTTTTGGGGAGACTGGCTAGATTTAAGGGTTCGCATTCCCCAGGTGGCCGCGTCAGGCTTAGTGTCGCCACTCATCTACATTTTGGCGTTTGGCCTGGGGTTAGGCAGCTCGCTGGATCGTATTAGCGAGCCCAGCGTTGGTGACAGTTATTTAGAGTTTATTTTGCCAGGCATGGTGGCACTCTCTTCCATGGTGATTAGCTTTGGAGGCACCACTTTCTCGATCTGCGGCGATCGCCTTTTTACCAAAACCTTTGAAGAGATGTTGCTTTACCCGGTACATCCTCTGGCACTGCATTTAGGCAAAATGCTAGCGGGTATCGTCCGGGGTATGATGACCGCTGCTTCGGTTATTTTGGTCGCGGTTCTGTTTACGGGCAACCTCTGGAGCTTTTTGAATCCGCTTTTCCTGGCGCTGCTGGTGCTCAACTGCTCAGTTTTTGCAGGGTTAGGGGTCATTGTCGGTCTCAATGTGAAGTCCTTGGAAAGCGTGGGACTGTTCAACAACTTTCTGATTGTGCCAATGTCCTTTCTAGGGGCTACCTTTTTTGACCCCAGCACCCTGCCCATTGCCCTGAAGGGAATTGTCTATCTCTTACCGCTGACTTACACCACCGTCGGCCTCAGGGCTGCCGCGTATCAGCCAATTGCCCAGTTTCCTTGGTACAGCTTTCCGATTCTATTGGTTACTGCGATTGTGTTGGCCTACTTTGGCGCTTATCAGTTTTCTCATCAGCAAGACTAA
- the radA gene encoding DNA repair protein RadA, producing MAKSRSIFVCNSCGAEFSQYFGRCSVCGSWNTLVEQVSTNTETTAGALRGRSRTASAKPSQRHQPRLALTLNQIEDRPQPRRPSGYRELDRVLGGGIVPGSLVLVGGDPGIGKSTLLLQVANYLAAHTRVLYVCAEESGQQIKLRSQRLGIGLQDVKPPQTAPKEKTAPKEKKPANSEAGAANDLYLLPEIDLETILMELESLRPTVAVIDSIQALYYGALTSAPGSVSQVRECTSALMQVAKREDVTLFIVGHVTKEGAIAGPKVLEHLVDTVLYFEGDRFASHRLLRSVKNRFGATHELGVFEMIDRGLQEVRNPSELFLGNRDEAVPGIATIVACEGTRPLVVELQSLVSPTSYSSPRRSTTGIEFNRLLQILAVLEKRVGIPLSKLDAYVASSGGLNVGEPAADLGIAIAVTASFRDRVVDPYTVIVGEVGLGGQVRPVSQLELRLKEAAKLGFKRAIVPKGQGGVDTSLEVVPVGRVMDAIALGLGGGS from the coding sequence ATGGCAAAATCACGCTCAATTTTTGTGTGCAACAGCTGCGGCGCAGAATTTTCACAGTATTTTGGCCGCTGCTCAGTCTGTGGCAGCTGGAATACGCTGGTTGAGCAGGTATCAACCAATACTGAGACGACTGCGGGGGCCCTGCGGGGGCGATCGCGCACCGCTTCTGCTAAACCGTCGCAACGCCACCAGCCTCGTCTAGCCCTAACGCTCAATCAAATTGAAGATCGCCCCCAACCCCGACGTCCTTCCGGCTATCGGGAACTGGATCGGGTCCTGGGGGGCGGCATTGTCCCTGGCTCCCTAGTGTTAGTCGGCGGCGACCCTGGAATCGGCAAATCTACGCTGCTGCTGCAGGTCGCTAATTATTTGGCTGCCCATACGCGCGTGCTCTATGTCTGTGCAGAAGAGTCGGGTCAGCAAATAAAGCTGCGATCGCAGCGGCTTGGCATCGGCCTACAAGACGTTAAGCCCCCACAGACGGCACCGAAAGAAAAGACTGCGCCGAAAGAAAAGAAGCCGGCAAACTCTGAGGCTGGCGCAGCCAACGACCTGTATCTACTGCCAGAAATTGACCTAGAAACCATCCTGATGGAGCTAGAATCCCTGCGCCCAACGGTAGCAGTCATCGACAGTATCCAGGCCCTATATTACGGTGCCCTGACATCGGCTCCGGGTTCAGTTTCTCAGGTGCGGGAGTGTACTTCGGCCCTCATGCAGGTGGCCAAGCGAGAAGACGTCACACTATTCATCGTGGGCCATGTAACCAAAGAAGGGGCGATCGCAGGCCCCAAAGTCTTGGAGCACCTGGTCGATACGGTGCTCTATTTCGAAGGCGATCGCTTTGCCAGCCACCGGCTGCTGCGATCCGTGAAAAATCGCTTTGGGGCAACCCATGAGCTGGGCGTTTTTGAAATGATTGATCGGGGACTGCAAGAAGTCCGCAACCCGTCAGAGCTGTTTTTAGGCAATCGGGATGAAGCAGTACCGGGGATTGCAACCATTGTTGCCTGTGAAGGCACCCGTCCACTGGTGGTTGAACTCCAATCTTTGGTGAGCCCGACCAGTTACAGTTCACCCCGCCGCTCGACAACAGGGATTGAATTTAACCGCCTGCTGCAAATTTTGGCCGTGCTCGAAAAGCGTGTCGGCATTCCCTTATCCAAGCTCGACGCCTATGTGGCTTCGTCAGGTGGCTTGAATGTGGGAGAACCGGCTGCAGATTTAGGTATTGCCATCGCCGTAACCGCCAGCTTTCGCGATCGCGTTGTGGATCCCTACACCGTCATCGTGGGAGAAGTGGGGCTAGGCGGTCAGGTGCGTCCGGTTTCTCAACTAGAACTGCGCCTGAAGGAAGCGGCCAAACTAGGCTTCAAGCGCGCCATTGTCCCAAAAGGCCAGGGGGGTGTAGATACATCTTTAGAAGTCGTTCCGGTCGGGCGAGTGATGGATGCGATCGCCCTCGGGTTGGGGGGAGGCTCCTAA
- the carB gene encoding carbamoyl-phosphate synthase large subunit: MPRRDDLKKILLIGSGPIVIGQACEFDYSGTQACKALREEGYEVVLVNSNPATIMTDPETADRTYIEPLTPDLLAKVIEQEQPDALLPTMGGQTALNLAVDLSKNGVLERYGIELIGAKLEAIEKAEDRKLFKEAMGRIGLAVCPSGLAETLPEAKAVAATINTFPLIIRPAFTLGGAGGGIAYNQEEFERIAQLGLDASPVSQIIVEQSLLGWKEYELEVMRDLADNVVIICTIENVDPMGVHTGDSITVAPAQTLTDKEYQRLRDASIQIIREIGVETGGSNIQFAVNPLDGKFIVIEMNPRVSRSSALASKATGFPIAKFAAKLAIGYTLDEISNDITQKTPASFEPTIDYVVTKVPRFAFEKFPGTEPVLTTQMKSVGEAMAIGRTFQESFQKALRSLETGRAGWGCDRRETLPTLSNVRAKLRTPSPERIFAVHHAMQLGIDLAEIYELTAIDPWFLYKFAELLETEKWLKRTPLASITAEQMYALKRQGFSDRQIAFANGVSEDQVRHLRQSLGVRPVYKTVDTCAAEFEAYTPYYYSTYEEETEVRPSDRRKVMILGGGPNRIGQGIEFDYCCCHASFALQAGGFETIMVNSNPETVSTDYDTSDRLYFEPLTQEDVLNIIEAEQPDGIIIQFGGQTPLKLAVPLQNYLANYLAAAETQDGASRAKRTQIWGTSPDSVDIAEDRERFEQILRELDIVQPANGIARSYNEALRVARHIDYPVVVRPSYVLGGRAMEIVYSDRELEHYMTYAVQVEPDHPILIDKFLEDAIEVDVDAIADDTGTVIVGGIMEHIEQAGIHSGDSACSIPTITLTAASLATIRDWTTKLAQRLQVIGLMNIQFAVKNDQVYILEANPRASRTVPFVSKATGLPLAKLAVQVMAGKTLAELGITQEVIPSYISVKEAVLPFERFPGTDTILGPEMRSTGEVMGMDGDFGRAFAKAELGANQHLPQSGTVFISMNDRDKETVVPVAKELADLGFKLVATSGTCQVLKQHGLTVDPVLKIHEGRPHVVDLIKNGQIQLIINTPLGDKAQQDDRDIRRTALAYKVTTLTTIAAARATAAAIRSLQKESLSVQALQDYLRGQR, encoded by the coding sequence ATGCCGCGTCGCGATGACTTAAAGAAAATTCTCTTGATTGGGTCTGGGCCGATTGTCATTGGCCAAGCCTGTGAGTTTGATTATTCCGGTACTCAGGCTTGTAAAGCGTTACGAGAAGAGGGCTATGAAGTGGTGTTGGTGAATTCCAACCCGGCCACCATCATGACAGATCCTGAAACGGCAGACCGCACCTACATTGAGCCGTTAACCCCAGATCTGCTTGCCAAGGTCATTGAGCAAGAGCAACCAGATGCCTTGTTACCAACAATGGGCGGGCAAACGGCCTTAAACCTGGCCGTCGATTTATCTAAAAATGGGGTGCTTGAACGGTATGGTATTGAGCTGATTGGGGCCAAGCTGGAGGCCATTGAAAAAGCAGAAGATCGCAAGCTGTTTAAGGAAGCAATGGGCCGCATTGGCCTGGCAGTGTGTCCGTCTGGGCTGGCAGAAACGTTGCCAGAAGCCAAGGCAGTTGCGGCCACGATCAATACATTTCCGCTGATTATTCGCCCGGCCTTTACGTTAGGCGGCGCTGGAGGCGGCATTGCCTATAACCAGGAAGAATTTGAACGCATTGCCCAATTGGGCTTAGATGCCAGCCCGGTGTCGCAAATTATTGTGGAGCAATCGCTGCTGGGCTGGAAAGAATATGAACTTGAGGTGATGCGAGATCTCGCCGACAATGTGGTGATTATTTGCACCATTGAGAATGTGGATCCCATGGGTGTTCACACAGGGGACTCGATTACCGTAGCCCCTGCCCAAACCCTGACCGATAAAGAATATCAGCGCTTGCGAGACGCCTCGATTCAGATTATTCGAGAAATTGGGGTCGAAACTGGGGGCTCAAACATTCAGTTTGCCGTTAACCCCCTGGATGGGAAGTTTATCGTCATCGAGATGAACCCACGGGTTTCTCGCAGTTCAGCCTTGGCCTCCAAAGCCACTGGATTTCCGATTGCCAAGTTTGCAGCGAAGCTGGCTATTGGGTACACCCTGGATGAAATTTCCAACGACATCACCCAAAAAACCCCCGCTAGCTTTGAGCCGACGATTGACTATGTCGTCACCAAGGTGCCGCGCTTTGCCTTTGAGAAGTTCCCAGGAACTGAGCCGGTTTTGACCACTCAGATGAAGTCTGTGGGAGAAGCGATGGCTATCGGGCGCACCTTCCAAGAATCTTTTCAGAAGGCGCTGCGATCGCTGGAAACGGGGCGAGCCGGTTGGGGGTGCGATCGCAGGGAAACCCTGCCGACGCTCTCGAATGTCCGCGCTAAGCTACGAACACCGAGTCCAGAACGTATTTTTGCGGTTCATCATGCCATGCAGCTCGGCATTGACCTGGCAGAAATTTATGAGCTGACAGCGATCGATCCGTGGTTTTTGTACAAGTTTGCGGAACTGCTGGAAACGGAAAAGTGGTTAAAGCGGACGCCCCTGGCGTCCATTACCGCAGAGCAGATGTATGCCTTGAAGCGTCAGGGCTTTAGCGATCGCCAAATCGCGTTTGCCAATGGCGTGAGCGAAGATCAGGTTCGTCATCTGCGCCAGTCGCTCGGCGTGCGCCCCGTCTACAAGACGGTAGACACCTGTGCCGCTGAGTTTGAAGCGTATACCCCCTACTACTACTCCACCTACGAAGAAGAAACTGAAGTCCGGCCCAGCGATCGCCGTAAGGTCATGATCCTGGGTGGGGGGCCAAACCGCATTGGCCAGGGCATTGAGTTCGACTATTGCTGTTGCCATGCCTCCTTTGCGCTGCAGGCAGGGGGCTTTGAGACGATCATGGTGAACTCTAACCCAGAAACAGTCTCAACAGATTACGACACCAGCGATCGCCTGTATTTTGAACCCCTGACTCAAGAAGATGTGCTGAACATCATTGAGGCAGAGCAGCCCGATGGCATCATCATCCAATTCGGCGGCCAAACCCCCTTGAAATTGGCCGTGCCCTTGCAAAATTATCTGGCTAACTATTTGGCTGCTGCTGAGACTCAAGACGGTGCATCCCGAGCCAAGCGCACTCAAATCTGGGGCACGTCTCCCGATTCCGTAGATATTGCGGAAGATCGCGAACGCTTTGAACAGATCTTGCGGGAACTCGACATCGTTCAACCCGCCAACGGCATTGCCCGCAGCTACAACGAGGCCCTCCGAGTAGCCCGGCATATTGACTATCCGGTGGTGGTACGTCCCAGCTATGTTCTGGGGGGGCGAGCCATGGAAATTGTCTACTCTGATCGCGAGTTGGAGCACTACATGACCTATGCCGTACAGGTAGAGCCCGACCATCCCATCTTGATTGACAAGTTTCTGGAAGATGCAATTGAGGTGGATGTGGACGCGATCGCCGATGATACGGGTACCGTGATCGTTGGCGGCATTATGGAACACATTGAACAAGCTGGCATTCACTCAGGAGATTCCGCCTGCTCTATCCCCACAATCACCCTCACCGCAGCCTCCTTAGCCACCATTCGCGATTGGACAACCAAGCTCGCCCAGCGCCTCCAGGTGATCGGGTTAATGAACATTCAATTTGCGGTTAAAAATGATCAAGTCTATATTTTGGAAGCCAATCCTCGCGCCTCGCGCACGGTGCCTTTTGTGTCGAAGGCAACCGGCTTACCCCTTGCCAAGCTCGCGGTGCAGGTCATGGCGGGCAAAACGCTGGCAGAGTTAGGCATCACCCAAGAAGTGATTCCCAGCTATATATCTGTCAAAGAAGCGGTGCTTCCCTTTGAGCGTTTTCCTGGCACTGACACCATTTTGGGGCCAGAGATGCGCTCTACAGGCGAAGTTATGGGCATGGATGGTGACTTTGGCAGAGCGTTTGCCAAGGCAGAGTTGGGGGCCAATCAGCATTTACCCCAGAGCGGGACTGTCTTTATTTCCATGAATGATCGCGACAAGGAAACCGTTGTGCCAGTCGCCAAAGAACTGGCCGATCTGGGCTTTAAGCTGGTTGCCACCAGCGGCACCTGCCAGGTACTCAAACAGCATGGGCTCACAGTAGACCCGGTTCTGAAAATTCACGAGGGTCGCCCCCACGTTGTAGATCTGATCAAAAACGGGCAAATTCAGCTCATCATCAATACCCCGCTGGGGGATAAAGCCCAGCAAGACGATCGCGATATTCGCCGCACCGCCCTGGCTTACAAAGTCACCACGCTCACGACGATTGCTGCGGCTCGGGCAACCGCAGCAGCGATTCGTTCGCTCCAGAAGGAATCGCTATCGGTACAAGCCCTGCAGGATTATCTGCGAGGGCAAAGGTAG
- a CDS encoding aminotransferase class I/II-fold pyridoxal phosphate-dependent enzyme → MIDLRSDTVTQPTPDMRQAIAEAIVGDDVLGDDPTVKELEATVAALLGKEAAVYMPSGTMTNQVALRAHTEPGDEIILESQAHIYYYEGGGPAALSGVMCRLVNGQHGIFNAADLQQVLRPVDEHFPRTKLVCLENTHNRGGGRIFPLETIQEIAQVCQTQGLQLHLDGARLWNACIATGISEADYAAAFDTVSVCFSKGLGAPVGSALVGSKDLIQRARRFRKMFGGAMRQAGMMAAGALYAVQHHRDRLADDHANAQRLAKGLQQIDGIEIDLKAVQTNLVYFQTPGMPAAAVANQLSELGVGILATGAHTLRAVTNLMVSQDDIDDALSRTEEAMKAVQAKRLKTPIEALTSGAARY, encoded by the coding sequence ATGATTGATCTCCGCAGCGATACCGTTACCCAGCCCACCCCAGACATGCGCCAGGCGATCGCCGAAGCGATCGTTGGGGATGATGTGTTGGGCGACGACCCCACCGTCAAAGAGCTGGAAGCAACCGTTGCTGCCCTGCTGGGTAAAGAAGCCGCCGTTTACATGCCGTCGGGGACAATGACCAACCAGGTTGCCCTGCGCGCCCATACCGAACCCGGCGACGAAATTATCCTGGAGAGTCAGGCCCACATCTACTACTACGAGGGGGGTGGGCCAGCAGCCTTGTCAGGCGTGATGTGTCGCTTGGTTAACGGGCAGCACGGCATCTTTAACGCAGCTGATCTGCAGCAGGTCCTTCGTCCCGTGGATGAACACTTTCCCCGCACCAAGCTGGTGTGTTTGGAAAATACCCATAATCGCGGTGGGGGGCGTATTTTTCCCCTCGAAACGATTCAAGAGATTGCTCAGGTCTGCCAGACCCAGGGCTTGCAGCTTCACCTCGATGGGGCCCGACTGTGGAATGCCTGTATTGCCACCGGCATTTCTGAAGCAGACTATGCCGCTGCTTTTGACACCGTTAGCGTGTGCTTCTCTAAGGGGTTAGGGGCGCCTGTGGGCTCGGCGTTGGTGGGGTCAAAAGACTTGATTCAACGCGCACGGCGGTTTCGCAAGATGTTTGGGGGCGCTATGCGGCAGGCTGGGATGATGGCTGCCGGGGCGCTGTATGCTGTGCAGCACCATCGCGATCGCCTGGCAGACGACCATGCCAATGCGCAACGATTGGCAAAAGGGCTGCAGCAAATTGACGGTATCGAGATCGACTTGAAGGCTGTGCAGACGAACTTAGTTTACTTTCAGACACCAGGGATGCCAGCAGCAGCGGTGGCCAACCAACTGTCAGAATTGGGGGTTGGGATTTTGGCAACGGGCGCTCACACGCTCCGCGCCGTGACCAATTTAATGGTCAGTCAGGATGATATCGATGACGCACTCAGCCGCACTGAAGAAGCCATGAAGGCAGTACAAGCCAAGCGTTTAAAGACCCCGATTGAGGCATTAACGTCAGGAGCTGCTCGGTATTAG